From the genome of Roseiconus lacunae, one region includes:
- a CDS encoding PP2C family protein-serine/threonine phosphatase: MDTFKHRWHQLPISRQLLVLVNAILFVVVVSFLLVDYRLRMDRHLHEKQIALTEEAKTMYESLLVAEVHGGKAIQSLVDNVCARMNTDDSPGHHIAADWRGLPFQAISHGHASDEMLAAMRSTADSIDAEANGSLVVGAFTGPAGTVYISEKRSAVVRSTRRSLLTQMFAVLLLGAIAAFVVSAVLRQLIAKPIQGFASALRSVASGDLSVIARTRSCRELSYLAEQINTMTAALDHAQRDHRVHMEKARQIQQNLRPTVSELVGIDVAELFEPADDVGGDYYDVISLSDGRYLLCVADVSGHGVPAAMAATLLKAFVSEAAKKSSSPAEILTDVNQHYCEYVMMGHFATMALLVVDPQKRQLTYANAGHEFPFLQIGSDTPVRLNVGDLILGVEDDTHYHEETIPLGDSARLVIVSDGVTEAFDPCEEQFGTERIENLLHSAQSCSARELVEMFGSSIEVFRKGRKAFDDTTLLVAQLA, encoded by the coding sequence ATGGATACATTCAAACACCGATGGCATCAGTTGCCAATCAGTCGGCAACTGCTTGTCCTAGTCAATGCAATTCTCTTCGTAGTCGTCGTTTCGTTTCTTCTCGTAGACTACCGACTGCGGATGGATCGGCATTTGCACGAGAAACAGATCGCGTTGACCGAAGAAGCGAAAACGATGTACGAATCGTTGCTGGTCGCTGAAGTTCATGGCGGGAAGGCGATTCAAAGTTTGGTCGACAATGTATGCGCTCGAATGAACACAGACGATTCCCCCGGTCACCATATTGCTGCGGATTGGCGAGGGCTGCCTTTCCAAGCGATCTCGCATGGGCATGCTTCCGATGAAATGCTCGCTGCAATGCGTTCAACAGCTGACTCAATAGACGCCGAAGCCAACGGATCGCTCGTTGTCGGGGCTTTCACTGGACCAGCAGGCACCGTCTATATCTCCGAGAAACGTTCAGCCGTAGTGAGATCAACGCGTCGCTCATTGTTGACCCAGATGTTTGCCGTCTTGTTGCTCGGAGCGATTGCAGCGTTCGTGGTCAGCGCAGTGCTGCGGCAACTGATCGCCAAGCCGATCCAAGGCTTCGCTTCGGCACTACGGAGTGTTGCGTCCGGGGACTTGAGCGTGATTGCCCGCACGAGAAGCTGTCGAGAACTGAGTTACCTTGCTGAACAGATCAATACAATGACAGCTGCATTGGATCACGCTCAACGCGACCACCGTGTTCACATGGAAAAGGCACGTCAGATCCAACAAAACTTGCGTCCGACAGTAAGTGAACTGGTCGGAATCGACGTCGCCGAACTGTTCGAGCCTGCCGACGATGTTGGCGGCGACTACTACGACGTGATTTCCTTATCGGATGGACGCTATCTACTTTGTGTCGCCGATGTTTCAGGGCACGGTGTTCCGGCTGCGATGGCGGCGACATTGTTGAAAGCGTTTGTTTCAGAAGCGGCAAAGAAGTCGTCTAGCCCCGCGGAAATACTGACAGATGTCAATCAACATTACTGCGAGTACGTTATGATGGGACATTTTGCGACGATGGCGCTATTGGTCGTCGATCCGCAAAAAAGGCAACTGACCTACGCAAATGCTGGCCACGAGTTTCCGTTCTTGCAGATTGGGAGCGACACGCCAGTGCGATTGAACGTGGGCGATCTGATCTTGGGTGTCGAGGACGATACTCACTACCACGAAGAAACCATTCCACTAGGCGATTCAGCTCGCTTAGTCATCGTAAGCGACGGTGTGACAGAGGCCTTTGATCCATGTGAAGAGCAATTCGGAACGGAACGGATTGAAAATTTGTTGCATTCCGCTCAGAGCTGCAGTGCTCGTGAATTGGTTGAGATGTTTGGTTCGTCCATCGAAGTGTTTCGCAAAGGCCGAAAGGCGTTCGATGACACAACACTATTGGTGGCGCAATTGGCTTAA